Proteins found in one Oncorhynchus mykiss isolate Arlee chromosome 3, USDA_OmykA_1.1, whole genome shotgun sequence genomic segment:
- the LOC110514697 gene encoding cathepsin K isoform X2 encodes MMVNPGSSFRTGQNDSGNSDSTVEKMLLCGCVLLLLGSVLAHPLNEMSLDAQWDSWKTTHLREYNGLGEEAIRRTIWEKNMRLIEAHNEEAALGIHSYELGMNHLGDMTSEEIVAKLTGLQVPMNRDRSNTWIPGNNVVNLPRSIDYRKKGMVTPVKNQLSCGSCWAFSSAGALEGQLAKTTGKLIDLSPQNLVDCVTENNGCGGGYMTNAFEYVEENGGIDTEEAYPYLGQDEQCVYNASGMGAQCRGFKEIPEGDEQALTKAVAKVGPVAVGIDATLSTFQFYQRGVYYDPNCNKDDINHAVLAVGYGQTAKGEKFWIVKNSWSESWGKQGYIMMARNRGNACGIANLASYPIM; translated from the exons atgatggtaaacccagggagttctttcagaacaggacagaatgATTCAGGAAACAGTGATTCGACAGTGGAAAA AATGCTGCTGTGTGGTTGTGTGCTGTTGCTCTTGGGCTCAGTCCTAGCCCATCCTCTGAATGAGATGTCACTGGACGCACAGTGGGACTCCTGGAAGACCACCCACCTGAGAGAGTACAACGGCCtg GGGGAGGAGGCGATCCGTAGAACCATCTGGGAGAAGAACATGCGTCTGATCGAAGCCCACAATGAGGAGGCCGCTCTGGGCATTCACTCGTACGAGCTGGGCATGAACCACCTGGGAGACATG acgTCAGAGGAGATAGTTGCAAAGCTGACTGGCCTTCAGGTGCCCATGAACAGGGACCGTAGCAACACCTGGATCCCTGGCAACAATGTGGTGAACCTCCCCAGGTCCATCGACTACCGCAAGAAGGGCATGGTGACCCCAGTCAAGAACCAG CTCTCCTGTGGCTCCTGCTGGGCCTTCAGCTCTGCTGGGGCCCTGGAGGGCCAGCTGGCAAAGACCACAGGCAAACTGATAGACCTCAGCCCCCAGAACCTGGTGGACTGTGTTACTGAGAACAATGGCTGTGGTGGAGGCTACATGACCAACGCCTTCGAATACGTTGAGGAAAACGGAGGCATCGACACAGAGGAGGCTTACCCTTACCTTGGCCAG GATGAGCAGTGTGTCTACAACGCGTCTGGCATGGGTGCTCAGTGTCGCGGGTTCAAGGAGATCCCTGAGGGAGACGAGCAGGCACTGACCAAGGCTGTAGCCAAAGTGGGGCCTGTGGCTGTGGGCATCGATGCCACCCTCTCCACCTTCCAATTCTACCAGCGAG GTGTGTACTACGACCCCAACTGCAACAAGGATGACATCAACCACGCCGTGCTTGCAGTGGGCTATGGACAAACTGCCAAGGGCGAGAAATTCTGGATCGTCAAGAACAG CTGGAGCGAGAGCTGGGGCAAACAGGGCTACATCATGATGGCACGTAACCGCGGGAATGCGTGTGGCATTGCCAACCTGGCCAGTTACCCCATCATGTGA
- the LOC110514697 gene encoding cathepsin K isoform X1 has product MLLCGCVLLLLGSVLAHPLNEMSLDAQWDSWKTTHLREYNGLGEEAIRRTIWEKNMRLIEAHNEEAALGIHSYELGMNHLGDMTSEEIVAKLTGLQVPMNRDRSNTWIPGNNVVNLPRSIDYRKKGMVTPVKNQLSCGSCWAFSSAGALEGQLAKTTGKLIDLSPQNLVDCVTENNGCGGGYMTNAFEYVEENGGIDTEEAYPYLGQDEQCVYNASGMGAQCRGFKEIPEGDEQALTKAVAKVGPVAVGIDATLSTFQFYQRGVYYDPNCNKDDINHAVLAVGYGQTAKGEKFWIVKNSWSESWGKQGYIMMARNRGNACGIANLASYPIM; this is encoded by the exons ATGCTGCTGTGTGGTTGTGTGCTGTTGCTCTTGGGCTCAGTCCTAGCCCATCCTCTGAATGAGATGTCACTGGACGCACAGTGGGACTCCTGGAAGACCACCCACCTGAGAGAGTACAACGGCCtg GGGGAGGAGGCGATCCGTAGAACCATCTGGGAGAAGAACATGCGTCTGATCGAAGCCCACAATGAGGAGGCCGCTCTGGGCATTCACTCGTACGAGCTGGGCATGAACCACCTGGGAGACATG acgTCAGAGGAGATAGTTGCAAAGCTGACTGGCCTTCAGGTGCCCATGAACAGGGACCGTAGCAACACCTGGATCCCTGGCAACAATGTGGTGAACCTCCCCAGGTCCATCGACTACCGCAAGAAGGGCATGGTGACCCCAGTCAAGAACCAG CTCTCCTGTGGCTCCTGCTGGGCCTTCAGCTCTGCTGGGGCCCTGGAGGGCCAGCTGGCAAAGACCACAGGCAAACTGATAGACCTCAGCCCCCAGAACCTGGTGGACTGTGTTACTGAGAACAATGGCTGTGGTGGAGGCTACATGACCAACGCCTTCGAATACGTTGAGGAAAACGGAGGCATCGACACAGAGGAGGCTTACCCTTACCTTGGCCAG GATGAGCAGTGTGTCTACAACGCGTCTGGCATGGGTGCTCAGTGTCGCGGGTTCAAGGAGATCCCTGAGGGAGACGAGCAGGCACTGACCAAGGCTGTAGCCAAAGTGGGGCCTGTGGCTGTGGGCATCGATGCCACCCTCTCCACCTTCCAATTCTACCAGCGAG GTGTGTACTACGACCCCAACTGCAACAAGGATGACATCAACCACGCCGTGCTTGCAGTGGGCTATGGACAAACTGCCAAGGGCGAGAAATTCTGGATCGTCAAGAACAG CTGGAGCGAGAGCTGGGGCAAACAGGGCTACATCATGATGGCACGTAACCGCGGGAATGCGTGTGGCATTGCCAACCTGGCCAGTTACCCCATCATGTGA
- the LOC100136261 gene encoding cathepsin S — protein MMLWSLLLAALCGTAFALFDPMLEQHWQMWKKTHGKNYQTEVEELGRREVWERNLQLISLHNLEASMDMHTYDLGMNHMGDMTQEEIAQSYASLRVPADLKREPSAFVGSSGAPIPDTFDWRKKGYVTKVKMQGSCGSCWAFSSVGALEGQLMKTTGKLIDISSQNLVDCSSKYGNKGCNGGFMSQAFQYVIDNQGIDSDQSYPYKGVQQQCSYNPAQRAANCSKYSFLPEGDEGALKEALATIGPISVAIDATRPHFTFYRSGVYNDPTCTKKINHAVLAVGYGTLGGQDYWLVKNSWGLSWGDQGYIRMSRNKDNQCGIALYGCYPVM, from the exons ATGATGTTGTGGAGCCTGCTGCTCGCTGCACTATGTGGCACAGCATTTGCCCTGTTTGACCCAATGCTGGAACAGCACTGGCAGATGTGGAAGAAGACACATGGCAAGAACTACCAGACTGAG GTTGAGGAGCTGGGCCGAAGGGAGGTCTGGGAGAGGAATCTTCAGCTGATCAGCCTCCACAACCTGGAGGCGTCCATGGACATGCACACCTATGACCTGGGCATGAATCACATGGGGGACATG ACCCAAGAAGAGATTGCCCAGTCTTATGCCTCATTGCGTGTTCCTGCTGACCTCAAGAGGGAGCCCTCTGCATTTGTAGGATCCTCCGGTGCCCCCATACCTGATACCTTTGACTGGAGAAAGAAGGGCTACGTCACTAAAGTCAAAATGCAG GGCTCCTGTGGCTCCTGCTGGGCATTCAGCTCTGTTGGAGCCCTGGAGGGCCAGCTGATGAAGACCACAGGTAAACTGATAGACATCAGCTCCCAGAACCTGGTGGACTGCTCCTCCAAATACGGCAACAAGGGCTGCAATGGTGGCTTCATGAGCCAGGCCTTCCAGTATGTCATCGACAACCAGGGCATTGACTCTGACCAATCCTACCCCTACAAGGGAGTG CAACAACAGTGCAGCTACAACCCTGCTCAGCGTGCTGCAAACTGTTCCAAGTACAGCTTTCTACCTGAGGGGGATGAGGGGGCACTGAAAGAAGCCCTGGCCACCATCGGACCCATCTCTGTTGCCATTGATGCCACCCGACCTCATTTTACCTTCTACCGCAGTG GAGTTTACAATGATCCAACTTGCACAAAGAAGATAAACCATGCTGTCCTTGCTGTGGGGTACGGTACCCTGGGCGGGCAGGATTACTGGCTGGTGAAGAACAG CTGGGGCTTATCGTGGGGAGACCAGGGATATATACGGATGTCACGCAACAAGGACAACCAGTGTGGCATCGCCTTGTACGGCTGCTACCCTGTCATGTAA